The genomic stretch GTTCATGTAGCGCAGGCCGGCGTAGTCGAGGCCGTAGCGCTCGTGGTACGCGCGGGCCATCGCCTCGCCGGCGATCTTCGTCGCGCCGTAGAAGTTGCGGTTGTTGAACGGATGCTCCTCGGTCATCGGCTCCTCCACGGCGTCGCCGTAGACCGACGCGCTGGAGGAGTAGACGAGCCGCTGCACGTTCTGGGCGACGCACGCCTCGAGCACGTTGAACGTGCCGCGGATGTTCACGTCGAAGGCGCTGCGCGGGTACTCGTGGCACTGCAGCAGCCACAGCGCGGCGAAGTGGAACACGCCGTCGGCGCCCTTGAGCGCGGCGCTGAGGATGTCGGTCTGGGTGACGTCGCCGCCGATCTCGAAGATCGACACCCGGTCGTCGCGCAGCGCCCCGGCCAGGTTCTCCTCGGTCCCGCGCACGAAGTTGTCGTAGACGACGATCTCTGAGACGTCCTCGCGCGTGAGCGCGTCGACGGTGTGCGAGCCGATGAGCCCCGCGCCGCCGATGACGACGAGCTTCTTGCCTCGGATGTCCATGGCCGGGGAGTCTAGGACGGTCGCTGGCGGCGTCGTCGTGAGTGTGAAAGGCTGATGACACCGTGTCGCGCATATGGCACGGCCCCCACGTGAAGGCCGACCCCGGAGGAAGCGCACCGATGCCGACAGGACAACCGCCGCCCCCGGTCACCCGCAGGGCGTTCCTGGAGACCGCCGCGAAGACCGGCGTGGCCGCCGGGGCGCTCGCTGCCGCGCCGGGCCTGCTGAGCGCGCCCGCCCGCGCCGCCGGCGGCACCGGTGCCGCCCCGCGTCCGGGGATGAACATCCTGCTCGTGATGGTCGACCAGATGCGCACGCCGTGGGTGTACCTGCCGCGGGGGCTGCAGCGGGCGGCCGTGCCGAGCATCACGAAGCTCGCCGGCCAGGGCGTGCGCTTCTCGCACTACTACACGTCGTCGAACGACTGCACGCCGTCGCGCACCACGCAGGCCACCGGCCTCTACACCCACCAGACCGGGATCTTCGCGACCACCCCGCCGACGAACCTCAACCCCGGGTTTCCGACCTGGGGCACGATGTTGCGCCAGAACGGCTACGACACCTACTGGTTCGGCAAGTGGCACATGTCCGGCGACCAGGACGGCGGGTGCCAGCCTGACCCGTACGAGGCCTACGGCTTCACGGCGAACTGGCCGGGCTCGGGGACCTGCCCGTCGCCCAACGGCGGCGCCGGCCAGGGCCAGGCGATGGACCCCGTCATCCGCCAGCAGTTCCGCGACTGGCTCGCCGCGCGCCAGCCCGGCGGCAACCCGTGGGCGGCGACGGTGAGCTTCGTCAACCCCCACGACATCGCCTGGTACCCCCGCTTCACCCGCAACGTCGAGGGCCAGAACGAGACGCCGTCGATCTTCAGCAAGCTGCCGGCGAACTACGAGACCGCGATCGAGCGCCACGAGCGCAACAAGCCGGAGATGCAGCGCCGCGCCCAGCAGATCGAGAACGAGCTCTTCGGCGTGATGCCCGACGGCCGCCGGCGCCAGCGCCTGTGGACGAAGATGCTCGACACGTACCTGCTCATGCACAACCAGGTCGACATCCAGATCGGCCTCGTCCTGGCGGCGCTGGAGAGCTCCCCGTTCGCGGACGACACGATCGTCGTGTTCACCGCCGACCACGGCGAGTATGCCGGGGCCCACGGCATGCGCGGCAAGGGCTTCGCGTTCTACGAGGAGGGCATCCGCGTCCCGCTGGTGGTCAAGGACCCGACCGGCGGCTGGACGAAGGCGCCGCGGGTCGACCGCCCGCAGCTCGTCGAGAGCGTCGACCTCGCGGCGCTCATGCTGACGCTGGCGACCGGCGGCGACGCCTGGCGCGGCGACTCCGCGTACGCGCAGATCGCCGGACGCGCGGACATCGCGGCGATCCTTCAGGATCCGAGCGCTCGCGGGCGCGACTACATCGCCCACGCGACCGACGAGCCGGGCACCAGCACGCTGGCTCCCACGCCGCAGCAGAACCGCCCGGCCCCGTTTCACATCACGGCCGTGCGCACGCAGCACGGCAAGCTCGCGCGCTACGCGTTCTGGAAGGACGGGACGTTCGAGATCGACGAGTCCAAGCCGATCCAGTACGAGGCCTACGACCTCGACACGAAGCCCGGACGCCTCGAGCTCGACAACATCTACGACAAGCCCAGGGCCCCGCGCGCGCAGAAGGCGTTCGTCCGGCGTCTGTCGAACCTGCTCGACCAGGCGATGACGGACGAGATCCAGCAGTCCCTGCCGGCCGTGCTGCAACCGGTTCAGCAGCAGGCCTTCGCGGACTGGTTCTCACAGCCGGCCGGGGAGTTCACACGCAAGACCGACAACTGAGCGCCCGCGGGGCGCGGGGCGCGGCGGGCGCCCCGCCCGCGCGGCTCAGCCGACGTGGACCCCGCCGAGGCGCCACGCGCCGCGCCCGCCACCCGGACATCCGTCCAGTTCCGGTGCCGGCTGTGACGCAGGCGGGCGCGTGCCGCTGCGGGGCGACACCGCCACCAGCCGAGGATCAGCCGGGGCGGCGGATGCGGTACGTCCCGCCGATCCCGGCGTGCAGGTCGCCGTGCATCGGGCGATGGCCGTAGTCGTAGCGCAGGCCGCGCAGGAACTCGCGGTGCTCGGGCGCGAGGCGCTCGTCGGTGATCGCGAAGCCCCACGACTCCTGCATCGCCCTCAGCTCCCACTGCGACAGGTAGCCGCCGGCGTAGCGCGCCTCGAAGCCGGCCTCCTCGAGCAGCGCCACGAACTCCTCGCCGCGGTAGCAGTTGGCGATCGGGCAGTCTTCGCCGTCCGTGGTGCGGTGGAAGGCCTCGTCGGCGGTCTGGCCGGGCCAGCGGCCGTCGCGGATCAGCACCTCCCACGCCACGTGGAGGTGAAACCAGACCGAGTCGCGGTTGTAGACCATGATCGAGCCCTCGCCGCCCGGGCGCAGCACGCGGTGCAGCTCGCGCAGGATCGCCCGGGGGTCGCTCGCGTGGTGCAGGACGCCCTGGCTGGAGACGAAGTCGAACTCGCCGTCGGCGAACGGCAGGGCGGTCCGGTCGTCGGTCAGGCGGACGAGGTCGACGCGGTCGGGGCCGGCGCCGTGCAGCGACAGCCGGTGGCGAGCGAGCGCCAGCGCGCTCGCGGACACGTCGGCGCCGACGATCCGCCGCGCGCCGGTGTGGATCGCGAAGCCCGTCACGTCGTTGCCCGGACCGCAGCCGTAGTCGAGGATCGCCTCGCCGTCGTGCGCGCCGTAGAGCCCCGAGAACTCGCGGAACAGCGGGTACTCGCGGAAGCGCCACTCCAGGTAGCGCTCGGACTGTCGCGCCGTCAGGAACGGGGCGGCATTGACGAGGTGCCCGGTCCAGTAGTCGTCGACGGCGTTGTGGTCGCCGCTGGCCGAGCGGATCTCCGGGGCCGGGCCGCCGCGGCGCGCGCGCACGTCCATGTAGGCGCGGCCGGCGCGCTGCTTGGCGCGCGGCACGATGCCGAAGCGGAAGACCTTGGAGGCGATGCGTTGCGCGCGCGTCACGAAGCGCAGGAGGCTACCTTCCGGCCGCGCATGCGCCGACCCAACGTCCTGGTGGTCTACGTCCTGCGCCAGCACCCGCTGCGCGCCACGATCCGCGACCACCTCTACAGCTTCGAGCGCTACTCGGACGGGCGCACCGCCTACCTCAACCTCGCGGTCCGCCGCCGCGTCCCGGCCTGGGTGCGCCACGTGCCGTGGGACCTCGTCGTCTTCCACACGTCCTACCTGGCCACGTACCGCTGGACGCCCGACGGCGCGCCGTGGCTGCGCCGGCGCTCCCAGGCGCTGCGCGGGGTGGGCCGGGTGCGCGTCGCGCTGCCGCAGGACGACTTCCTGCGCTCCGACCTCGTCGCGGAGGTCATGGAGGAGCTCGGCGTCGACCACGTCTTCACGCCGGTGCCGGCGTCCGAGCACGCGAAGGTCTACGGACGCATGGATCTCGACCGGGTCCGCTTCCATCTCGCGCTCACCGGCTACCTCGACGACGACGAGGTCGCGCGCATGATCGCGATCGCCGAGGAGGTCGATCACGGGCCCGGGCCCGGGCGCGACATCGACGTCGGCTACCGCGCCTGGCACGCGGCGAAGTGGCTGGGACGCCACGGCCAGCTGAAGACCGAGATCGCGCGGCTGTTCCGCGAGCAGGGGCCCGCGCACGGGCTGAACGTCGACATCTCCACCGACGACGCGGACGTCCTGTACGGCGACGACTGGAACCGCTTCATGGCCCGTTCGAAGTACACGATCGGCGTCGAGGGCGGCGCGTCGATCCTCGACCGCGACGGCTCGTTGCGGGCGAAGGTCTACGAGTACGAGCTCGATCATCCGGACGCGTCGTTCGAGGAGGTCGAGGCCGCCTGCTTCCCCGGCCGCGACGGCGAGCTGAAGCTGTTCGCGGTCTCCCCGCGCCACCTGGAGGCGTGCGCGTCGGGGACCTGCCAGGTCCTCGTGCGCGGCGACTACAACGGCGTGCTCGAGGCGGACCGCCACTACATCCCGCTCGAGCCGGACTTCTCCAACCTGGGCGAGGTGCTCGAGACCATGCGCCGCGACGACCGGCGGGCCGCGATCACCGCCGCGGCGTTCGACGAGGTCGTCGGCAGCGGGCGCTGGACGTACCGTGGGCTGGTGGAGGCGGTCGAGGCTGTGGCGGAGCCGGTACCGGTCCGCGCCGGCCCGCCCTCACGCGTCCTGAGGATCGCTCGCGCGCAGGATCGTCTGACCTGGGCGTACGTCGCGTTCCTCATGCGCGTCGTGATGCCGGTCTGGCTGAAGGCGCTGGCCTCGATCCCCGGGCCCGTCGCGCGGCCGCTCAAACGCGTGGCGATGGCCCGCGCCCAGCGGCGCGCGGCGGGATCATGACGCGCGTCGTCTCGCTCACCCCCGCGAGCCTCGACCGCGACTCGCGCACGATGCGCCAGGCCTCCGCGGTCGCGCGGTTCGGCTACGAGTCGATCGTCGTCGAGGCCCAGCGCAGCGAGACCGAGATCGAGCGCGCGCCGTTCGCCGTCATCACGCTCAGCAGCGTCGGCGAGTCGCTGGCCGACGGCGAGGCCGCGGCGCCGGACGTCGGGCGCGGCCGGATCGAGCGCATCGCCGAGACCCTGGGCCGGGTCGCGGGCCCGCTGTACTTCCTTGCGAGCTGGGCCGCGTTCAACGTCCTCACCGCCCGGCGGCTGCCGCGTGCGGACCTCTTCTACCTCCACGGCTACGAGCAGGCGCTCGCGGTGTGGCTGCGGCGCACGCCGTACGTCTACGACGCCCACGACCTCTACGTCGCGCTGCCCCACGACGGGCGCCGGCTGAGCCGGCAGGAGCGCGCGGTGCACCGGGTGCGCGAGTGGATCGAGCGTGCGTGCATCCGCCGGGCCGCCGCCCGGGTGACGACGAGCGATGCGATGGCGCGCGCGTACGCGGCCCGCTACGGCGGTACGTGGGAGGTGGTCCGCAACGCCCAGGACGCGCGGCTCGCGCGAGCCGCCGCCGGCGACGTCCGCACCGCCGCGGGCGCGCGCCCCAGCGACTTCGTGCTCGCCATGGTCGGGCAGCACAAGCCGGGCACGATCGTGCCGCGCGCGCTGCCCGACGGCGTGCGCCTGGCCTTCGTCGGCGACGGCTATGACGGCGACCCGCCGCCGGGCGTCGCGTTCGTCGGGTCCGTCGCGCCCGACGAGATCGCGTCGTTCATCGCGACCGCCGACGCCGCGGCGCTGCTCTACGTCCCGGTCACCGAGAACTCCCCGGCCCAGCTCGTCAACGGGCTCTTCCACGCCGTCGCCGCCGGGCTCCCGCTGCTCTACCCCGGCCGGATGGACGCGATCCGCGAGCTCTGCGAGGCGCACGGGCTCGGCGTCGAGATCGACCCGGAGGACCCGGCGTCGCTGGCCGCCGGGATCGCCGCGCTGCGCGCCGACCTCGAGGCGCGCCGCGCCGCCGTGCGCGCGGCGGCGCCCGAGCTGAGCTGGCGCCACGAGGAGCGCATCCTCGCCGCGGTCATCGAGCGGGCGCTCGGCGCCGGCGCTCGGTCCTAGATCTCGTCGAGGATCTCCTGGCGGCGCTGCGCGTGCTCGGCCGCGGTGATCGACCCGGCCGCGCGCAGCTCGTCCAGGCGCTGCAGCCGCACGGAGAGCCCGCCGTCCTCCGGCTGCTTCGCGGCATCGGCGATCTGCGCGAGCTGGTCGTGGAGGGTGGCGATGGAGACGGCGGGCGGGGCGCTCGCCTTCCTCGCCGTGGCCGCGACCGCCGCCATTCCCGCGAGCTCGTGCGCCGGCACGGCGGGGGCGCGTTCGGCGCGTTCAGCGCGCCGGCGGCCCGCGCCGCGCGCGAAGCCGAGCAGCACGCGGAGCACGATGAGGGCGGTGATCGCCGCGCCCACGATCGCGATCCAGCGGGTGTCCGGATCGGCCGACGGGCCGAGGCCGGAGACGATCGCGCCGGTCACCATGCCGAGCGGGATCAGCCCGATGATCGGCACGAGGAGGACGGGGGCGTCGGTGCCCTGGCGGCCGGCGAGCCCGATCGCGAGCGGGGCGAGGATCGTCAGCGACAGGACGATGCCGAGGATCCACAGCGCCACGTCGTCGGGGCACGGCGGTCCGAACGTGCTGTACCCGTCCGAGCCGCACGAGGGCGTGCGCAGCAGGTGGTAGAGCCCCCACGAGGGGGCGACGAC from Capillimicrobium parvum encodes the following:
- a CDS encoding NAD-dependent epimerase/dehydratase family protein, producing MDIRGKKLVVIGGAGLIGSHTVDALTREDVSEIVVYDNFVRGTEENLAGALRDDRVSIFEIGGDVTQTDILSAALKGADGVFHFAALWLLQCHEYPRSAFDVNIRGTFNVLEACVAQNVQRLVYSSSASVYGDAVEEPMTEEHPFNNRNFYGATKIAGEAMARAYHERYGLDYAGLRYMNVYGARQDYRGAYIAVIMKMLDAIDRGEPVTLYGDGSQAYDFVYVTDCAAANVCAMKADATDAFYNVGTGIRTSLRELAQLVLDITGADAGIRYEAQGLTFVKNRIGDPTAATRDLGYTAAVELEQGLRELIAWRRAHLDQVARRRDAAAGEQRRALELEDLEEPVAAEAGAE
- a CDS encoding glycosyltransferase yields the protein MTRVVSLTPASLDRDSRTMRQASAVARFGYESIVVEAQRSETEIERAPFAVITLSSVGESLADGEAAAPDVGRGRIERIAETLGRVAGPLYFLASWAAFNVLTARRLPRADLFYLHGYEQALAVWLRRTPYVYDAHDLYVALPHDGRRLSRQERAVHRVREWIERACIRRAAARVTTSDAMARAYAARYGGTWEVVRNAQDARLARAAAGDVRTAAGARPSDFVLAMVGQHKPGTIVPRALPDGVRLAFVGDGYDGDPPPGVAFVGSVAPDEIASFIATADAAALLYVPVTENSPAQLVNGLFHAVAAGLPLLYPGRMDAIRELCEAHGLGVEIDPEDPASLAAGIAALRADLEARRAAVRAAAPELSWRHEERILAAVIERALGAGARS
- a CDS encoding class I SAM-dependent methyltransferase, with the protein product MTRAQRIASKVFRFGIVPRAKQRAGRAYMDVRARRGGPAPEIRSASGDHNAVDDYWTGHLVNAAPFLTARQSERYLEWRFREYPLFREFSGLYGAHDGEAILDYGCGPGNDVTGFAIHTGARRIVGADVSASALALARHRLSLHGAGPDRVDLVRLTDDRTALPFADGEFDFVSSQGVLHHASDPRAILRELHRVLRPGGEGSIMVYNRDSVWFHLHVAWEVLIRDGRWPGQTADEAFHRTTDGEDCPIANCYRGEEFVALLEEAGFEARYAGGYLSQWELRAMQESWGFAITDERLAPEHREFLRGLRYDYGHRPMHGDLHAGIGGTYRIRRPG
- a CDS encoding sulfatase-like hydrolase/transferase, giving the protein MPTGQPPPPVTRRAFLETAAKTGVAAGALAAAPGLLSAPARAAGGTGAAPRPGMNILLVMVDQMRTPWVYLPRGLQRAAVPSITKLAGQGVRFSHYYTSSNDCTPSRTTQATGLYTHQTGIFATTPPTNLNPGFPTWGTMLRQNGYDTYWFGKWHMSGDQDGGCQPDPYEAYGFTANWPGSGTCPSPNGGAGQGQAMDPVIRQQFRDWLAARQPGGNPWAATVSFVNPHDIAWYPRFTRNVEGQNETPSIFSKLPANYETAIERHERNKPEMQRRAQQIENELFGVMPDGRRRQRLWTKMLDTYLLMHNQVDIQIGLVLAALESSPFADDTIVVFTADHGEYAGAHGMRGKGFAFYEEGIRVPLVVKDPTGGWTKAPRVDRPQLVESVDLAALMLTLATGGDAWRGDSAYAQIAGRADIAAILQDPSARGRDYIAHATDEPGTSTLAPTPQQNRPAPFHITAVRTQHGKLARYAFWKDGTFEIDESKPIQYEAYDLDTKPGRLELDNIYDKPRAPRAQKAFVRRLSNLLDQAMTDEIQQSLPAVLQPVQQQAFADWFSQPAGEFTRKTDN